In Salmo salar chromosome ssa03, Ssal_v3.1, whole genome shotgun sequence, a single genomic region encodes these proteins:
- the LOC106600498 gene encoding uncharacterized protein isoform X3 yields the protein MLSSVSLRAQIASIIEVLSKAAVAEISKVVDDGIVVLRVEMCQRENEINVLKNNLQQLDSELRRARARGIQARRRIHHGRSVAAENLGREGPGRSGTACVGRTSLEKLQSGEDGNERDEEDIRRAVEIQVKTEPGVELEQREQSTGRKDKGCLDAELSMYDRDSQQWMSSSQADNDMEMSNSEYLNSSGQNSQCLPDHSPVPPGNSDKAEASCSSVSFPVSIDGQANNAEMPPLDRSQSEEEQCNKNNEVVQTPPEIPVKSEPEEQKDASQILNHEGEEQTAGSAEELAAKLSLYERGSQSWMSGSQADNDIETSNSEYFSSSGHKSQCFPDHSPLNHVPGMVEASCSSASFPGKPYVDVREDMILQLRQQHYGPSDTLLIASDGTVQSNSQGMEGVTLNHSPIFSSFPRKVRTFQGVTKDKKCFICSFCGKVFERVGHLERHQRIHTGEKPYRCEICGRCFNQKSSLKGHLKTHRADGVEMLTEQPLLDKKPDVHPKPSENPEEQRAQASLAEEQPSSGDSEDEEGGRGQGLVVKAEQEKEFKAQTINLSGHQHQQSTERPGYQDDPEYVMDERESQMGRSFTAERHNDNESGSVHPGCSFDGTKQQNSHPDSPSVKYNHRLFDGMHHHGFYSSASREVELEHLSFQDEKNKLEMIEQEQYAGMALNVRNREDGNGTMLPRFQGRVPLPVEKETAMREYITEPNSQEGILFALGIDGFDSTEGSSATTDNTRNRCFICSICGKSFDRHSHFERHQRTHTGEKPYCCEICGKSFTQKSSLKAHQRLHTG from the exons ATGTTGAGCAGTGTTTCTCTACGGGCGCAGATCGCTTCCATCATAGAGGTACTTTCTAAAGCGGCGGTTGCAGAAATTAGCAAAGTAGTCGACGATGGTATAGTTGTGTTACGTGTGGAAATGTGTCAACGGGAAAATGAAATCAATGTCCTGAAAAATAATTTACAACAACTTGACAGCGAGCTTCGAAGAGCTCGAGCTCGTGGGATTCAAGCTCGAAGACGCATTCATCATGGTCGATCAGTCGCTGCTGAGAATCTTGGGAGAGAAG GGCCAGGTAGAAGCGGTACTGCTTGTGTCGGGAGGACCTCGCTTGAGAAACTGCAGTCTGGGGAAGATGGTAATGAAAGGGATGAAGAAGACATTCGACGTGCAGTTGAGATTCAGGTGAAGACTGAGCCAGGAGTGGAGCTGGAACAAAGAGAACAAAGTACAGGGAGAAAGGACAAAGGTTGTCTGGATGCTGAACTGTCAATGTATGACAGAGACAGCCAGCAGTGGATGTCCAGTTCACAAGCAGACAATGATATGGAGATGAGCAATTCAGAATATTTGAATAGTTCAGGGCAAAACTCCCAGTGTCTCCCTGATCACTCTCCTGTACCTCCTGGAAATTCCGACAAGGCGGAAGCGTCATGCAGCAGTGTTTCGTTTCCAG TATCGATAGACGGACAAGCTAACAACGCGGAGATGCCTCCCCTGGATAGAAGTCAGTCTGAGGAAGAGCAATGCAACAAAAATAATGAAGTGGTCCAAACTCCTCCTGAGATACCTGTGAAGTCGGAGCCAGAGGAGCAGAAGGATGCATCCCAGATACTGAATCATGAAGGAGAAGAACAGACTGCAGGAAGCGCAGAAGAACTGGCTGCTAAGTTGTCATTGTATgagagagggagccagtcgtggATGTCCGGTTCACAAGCAGACAATGATATTGAGACAAGCAATTCAGAATATTTCAGCAGTTCTGGTCACAAGTCACAGTGTTTCCCTGACCATTCGCCTTTAAATCATGTCCCAGGAATGGTGGAAGCGTCATGCAGCAGTGCTTCATTTCCAGGAAAACCATATGTCGATGTCAGAGAGGATATGATTTTGCAGCTCAGACAGCAACATTATGGACCTTCAGACACACTCTTGATAGCAAGTGACGGCACAGTACAGTCAAACTCACAGGGCATGGAAGGGGTTACACTGAACCATAGCCCTATCTTCTCTAGTTTTCCAAGAAAAGTGAGAACCTTCCAAGGAGTCACCAAGGACAAGAAGTGCTTCATCTGTTCATTCTGTGGGAAAGTTTTTGAGCGGGTTGGTCATCTGGAAAGGCACCAGCGAATTCATACGGGTGAGAAACCGTACAGATGTGAAATATGCGGAAGGTGTTTCAACCAGAAGAGCAGCCTCAAAGGGCATCTGAAGACTCACAGAG CAGATGGTGTTGAAATGCTAACGGAACAACCTCTACTTGATAAGAAGCCTGATGTCCATCCTAAACCCTCAGAGaacccagaggaacagagggctCAGGCCTCACTTGCTGAAGAACAGCCTAGCTCtggtgacagtgaagatgaggaggggggaagggggcAGGGGTTAGTAGTGAAAGCAGAGCAAGAGAAGGAGTTTAAAGCCCAGACAATCAATCTGTCTGGACATCAACACCAACAAAGCACAGAGCGACCAGGTTATCAGGATGACCCAGAGTATGtcatggatgagagggagagtcagaTGGGGAGATCTTTTACAGCAGAGAGGCACAATGATAACGAGTCTGGGTCTGTACATCCAGGTTGCTCCTTCGATGGTACAAAGCAGCAGAACTCCCATCCAGATTCACCCAGTGTGAAATACAATCACCGTCTTTTTGATGGAATGCACCACCACGGGTTCTATTCGTCAGCTTCTAGAGAGGTGGAACTTGAACACTTGTCTTTTCAGGATGAGAAAAACAAGTTGGAAATGATTGAGCAAGAGCAGTATGCAGGAATGGCTCTAAATGTAAGGAACCGAGAGGATGGCAATGGGACAATGCTACCCAGGTTTCAGGGCCGGGTACCACTACCTGTAGAGAAGGAAACGGCAATGAGAGAGTACATCACAGAACCAAACAGTCAAGAAGGCATTTTATTTGCCCTTGGTATAGACGGTTTTGACAGCACAGAGGGCAGCAGTGCCACCACAGACAACACAAGAAATAGATGTTTCATATGCTCCatttgtggaaagagttttgatCGCCATAGTCATTTTGAAAGACACCAGCGCACTCATACTGGTGAGAAACCCTACTGCTGTGAGATATGTGGTAAGAGTTTCACTCAGAAGAGCAGCCTGAAAGCTCATCAGAGACTTCATACAGGGTAG
- the LOC106600498 gene encoding zinc finger protein 112 isoform X1 has translation MLSSVSLRAQIASIIEVLSKAAVAEISKVVDDGIVVLRVEMCQRENEINVLKNNLQQLDSELRRARARGIQARRRIHHGRSVAAENLGREGPGRSGTACVGRTSLEKLQSGEDGNERDEEDIRRAVEIQVKTEPGVELEQREQSTGRKDKGCLDAELSMYDRDSQQWMSSSQADNDMEMSNSEYLNSSGQNSQCLPDHSPVPPGNSDKAEASCSSVSFPGKPYFDVRGDMISQLRQSQHYRQSDILKRTSDGTVQSNPDPRSVLGFGSNYNTARRARTKRFCQVKKHFICTLCGKSFERYGHLERHLRIHTGEKPYSCDLCGRCFNQKSSLKGHLKTHRVSIDGQANNAEMPPLDRSQSEEEQCNKNNEVVQTPPEIPVKSEPEEQKDASQILNHEGEEQTAGSAEELAAKLSLYERGSQSWMSGSQADNDIETSNSEYFSSSGHKSQCFPDHSPLNHVPGMVEASCSSASFPGKPYVDVREDMILQLRQQHYGPSDTLLIASDGTVQSNSQGMEGVTLNHSPIFSSFPRKVRTFQGVTKDKKCFICSFCGKVFERVGHLERHQRIHTGEKPYRCEICGRCFNQKSSLKGHLKTHRADGVEMLTEQPLLDKKPDVHPKPSENPEEQRAQASLAEEQPSSGDSEDEEGGRGQGLVVKAEQEKEFKAQTINLSGHQHQQSTERPGYQDDPEYVMDERESQMGRSFTAERHNDNESGSVHPGCSFDGTKQQNSHPDSPSVKYNHRLFDGMHHHGFYSSASREVELEHLSFQDEKNKLEMIEQEQYAGMALNVRNREDGNGTMLPRFQGRVPLPVEKETAMREYITEPNSQEGILFALGIDGFDSTEGSSATTDNTRNRCFICSICGKSFDRHSHFERHQRTHTGEKPYCCEICGKSFTQKSSLKAHQRLHTG, from the exons ATGTTGAGCAGTGTTTCTCTACGGGCGCAGATCGCTTCCATCATAGAGGTACTTTCTAAAGCGGCGGTTGCAGAAATTAGCAAAGTAGTCGACGATGGTATAGTTGTGTTACGTGTGGAAATGTGTCAACGGGAAAATGAAATCAATGTCCTGAAAAATAATTTACAACAACTTGACAGCGAGCTTCGAAGAGCTCGAGCTCGTGGGATTCAAGCTCGAAGACGCATTCATCATGGTCGATCAGTCGCTGCTGAGAATCTTGGGAGAGAAG GGCCAGGTAGAAGCGGTACTGCTTGTGTCGGGAGGACCTCGCTTGAGAAACTGCAGTCTGGGGAAGATGGTAATGAAAGGGATGAAGAAGACATTCGACGTGCAGTTGAGATTCAGGTGAAGACTGAGCCAGGAGTGGAGCTGGAACAAAGAGAACAAAGTACAGGGAGAAAGGACAAAGGTTGTCTGGATGCTGAACTGTCAATGTATGACAGAGACAGCCAGCAGTGGATGTCCAGTTCACAAGCAGACAATGATATGGAGATGAGCAATTCAGAATATTTGAATAGTTCAGGGCAAAACTCCCAGTGTCTCCCTGATCACTCTCCTGTACCTCCTGGAAATTCCGACAAGGCGGAAGCGTCATGCAGCAGTGTTTCGTTTCCAGGTAAACCATATTTTGATGTAAGAGGGGATATGATTTCACAGCTCAGACAGTCACAACATTATCGGCAGTCAGACATACTCAAGAGAACAAGTGATGGCACAGTACAGTCAAACCCAGACCCTAGAAGTGTATTGGGTTTTGGCTCAAATTATAATACTGCAAGGAGAGCGAGGACCAAGAGATTTTGCCAGGTTAAGAAACACTTCATTTGCACactgtgtggaaagagttttgaaCGTTATGGTCATCTTGAAAGGCATCTGCGAATTCATACGGGTGAGAAACCATACAGCTGTGACCTATGTGGGAGATGTTTCAACCAGAAGAGTAGCCTCAAAGGGCATCTGAAGACTCACAGAG TATCGATAGACGGACAAGCTAACAACGCGGAGATGCCTCCCCTGGATAGAAGTCAGTCTGAGGAAGAGCAATGCAACAAAAATAATGAAGTGGTCCAAACTCCTCCTGAGATACCTGTGAAGTCGGAGCCAGAGGAGCAGAAGGATGCATCCCAGATACTGAATCATGAAGGAGAAGAACAGACTGCAGGAAGCGCAGAAGAACTGGCTGCTAAGTTGTCATTGTATgagagagggagccagtcgtggATGTCCGGTTCACAAGCAGACAATGATATTGAGACAAGCAATTCAGAATATTTCAGCAGTTCTGGTCACAAGTCACAGTGTTTCCCTGACCATTCGCCTTTAAATCATGTCCCAGGAATGGTGGAAGCGTCATGCAGCAGTGCTTCATTTCCAGGAAAACCATATGTCGATGTCAGAGAGGATATGATTTTGCAGCTCAGACAGCAACATTATGGACCTTCAGACACACTCTTGATAGCAAGTGACGGCACAGTACAGTCAAACTCACAGGGCATGGAAGGGGTTACACTGAACCATAGCCCTATCTTCTCTAGTTTTCCAAGAAAAGTGAGAACCTTCCAAGGAGTCACCAAGGACAAGAAGTGCTTCATCTGTTCATTCTGTGGGAAAGTTTTTGAGCGGGTTGGTCATCTGGAAAGGCACCAGCGAATTCATACGGGTGAGAAACCGTACAGATGTGAAATATGCGGAAGGTGTTTCAACCAGAAGAGCAGCCTCAAAGGGCATCTGAAGACTCACAGAG CAGATGGTGTTGAAATGCTAACGGAACAACCTCTACTTGATAAGAAGCCTGATGTCCATCCTAAACCCTCAGAGaacccagaggaacagagggctCAGGCCTCACTTGCTGAAGAACAGCCTAGCTCtggtgacagtgaagatgaggaggggggaagggggcAGGGGTTAGTAGTGAAAGCAGAGCAAGAGAAGGAGTTTAAAGCCCAGACAATCAATCTGTCTGGACATCAACACCAACAAAGCACAGAGCGACCAGGTTATCAGGATGACCCAGAGTATGtcatggatgagagggagagtcagaTGGGGAGATCTTTTACAGCAGAGAGGCACAATGATAACGAGTCTGGGTCTGTACATCCAGGTTGCTCCTTCGATGGTACAAAGCAGCAGAACTCCCATCCAGATTCACCCAGTGTGAAATACAATCACCGTCTTTTTGATGGAATGCACCACCACGGGTTCTATTCGTCAGCTTCTAGAGAGGTGGAACTTGAACACTTGTCTTTTCAGGATGAGAAAAACAAGTTGGAAATGATTGAGCAAGAGCAGTATGCAGGAATGGCTCTAAATGTAAGGAACCGAGAGGATGGCAATGGGACAATGCTACCCAGGTTTCAGGGCCGGGTACCACTACCTGTAGAGAAGGAAACGGCAATGAGAGAGTACATCACAGAACCAAACAGTCAAGAAGGCATTTTATTTGCCCTTGGTATAGACGGTTTTGACAGCACAGAGGGCAGCAGTGCCACCACAGACAACACAAGAAATAGATGTTTCATATGCTCCatttgtggaaagagttttgatCGCCATAGTCATTTTGAAAGACACCAGCGCACTCATACTGGTGAGAAACCCTACTGCTGTGAGATATGTGGTAAGAGTTTCACTCAGAAGAGCAGCCTGAAAGCTCATCAGAGACTTCATACAGGGTAG
- the LOC106600498 gene encoding oocyte zinc finger protein XlCOF28 isoform X4, whose translation MLSSVSLRAQIASIIEVLSKAAVAEISKVVDDGIVVLRVEMCQRENEINVLKNNLQQLDSELRRARARGIQARRRIHHGRSVAAENLGREGPGRSGTACVGRTSLEKLQSGEDGNERDEEDIRRAVEIQVKTEPGVELEQREQSTGRKDKGCLDAELSMYDRDSQQWMSSSQADNDMEMSNSEYLNSSGQNSQCLPDHSPVPPGNSDKAEASCSSVSFPGKPYFDVRGDMISQLRQSQHYRQSDILKRTSDGTVQSNPDPRSVLGFGSNYNTARRARTKRFCQVKKHFICTLCGKSFERYGHLERHLRIHTGEKPYSCDLCGRCFNQKSSLKGHLKTHRDGVEMLTEQPLLDKKPDVHPKPSENPEEQRAQASLAEEQPSSGDSEDEEGGRGQGLVVKAEQEKEFKAQTINLSGHQHQQSTERPGYQDDPEYVMDERESQMGRSFTAERHNDNESGSVHPGCSFDGTKQQNSHPDSPSVKYNHRLFDGMHHHGFYSSASREVELEHLSFQDEKNKLEMIEQEQYAGMALNVRNREDGNGTMLPRFQGRVPLPVEKETAMREYITEPNSQEGILFALGIDGFDSTEGSSATTDNTRNRCFICSICGKSFDRHSHFERHQRTHTGEKPYCCEICGKSFTQKSSLKAHQRLHTG comes from the exons ATGTTGAGCAGTGTTTCTCTACGGGCGCAGATCGCTTCCATCATAGAGGTACTTTCTAAAGCGGCGGTTGCAGAAATTAGCAAAGTAGTCGACGATGGTATAGTTGTGTTACGTGTGGAAATGTGTCAACGGGAAAATGAAATCAATGTCCTGAAAAATAATTTACAACAACTTGACAGCGAGCTTCGAAGAGCTCGAGCTCGTGGGATTCAAGCTCGAAGACGCATTCATCATGGTCGATCAGTCGCTGCTGAGAATCTTGGGAGAGAAG GGCCAGGTAGAAGCGGTACTGCTTGTGTCGGGAGGACCTCGCTTGAGAAACTGCAGTCTGGGGAAGATGGTAATGAAAGGGATGAAGAAGACATTCGACGTGCAGTTGAGATTCAGGTGAAGACTGAGCCAGGAGTGGAGCTGGAACAAAGAGAACAAAGTACAGGGAGAAAGGACAAAGGTTGTCTGGATGCTGAACTGTCAATGTATGACAGAGACAGCCAGCAGTGGATGTCCAGTTCACAAGCAGACAATGATATGGAGATGAGCAATTCAGAATATTTGAATAGTTCAGGGCAAAACTCCCAGTGTCTCCCTGATCACTCTCCTGTACCTCCTGGAAATTCCGACAAGGCGGAAGCGTCATGCAGCAGTGTTTCGTTTCCAGGTAAACCATATTTTGATGTAAGAGGGGATATGATTTCACAGCTCAGACAGTCACAACATTATCGGCAGTCAGACATACTCAAGAGAACAAGTGATGGCACAGTACAGTCAAACCCAGACCCTAGAAGTGTATTGGGTTTTGGCTCAAATTATAATACTGCAAGGAGAGCGAGGACCAAGAGATTTTGCCAGGTTAAGAAACACTTCATTTGCACactgtgtggaaagagttttgaaCGTTATGGTCATCTTGAAAGGCATCTGCGAATTCATACGGGTGAGAAACCATACAGCTGTGACCTATGTGGGAGATGTTTCAACCAGAAGAGTAGCCTCAAAGGGCATCTGAAGACTCACAGAG ATGGTGTTGAAATGCTAACGGAACAACCTCTACTTGATAAGAAGCCTGATGTCCATCCTAAACCCTCAGAGaacccagaggaacagagggctCAGGCCTCACTTGCTGAAGAACAGCCTAGCTCtggtgacagtgaagatgaggaggggggaagggggcAGGGGTTAGTAGTGAAAGCAGAGCAAGAGAAGGAGTTTAAAGCCCAGACAATCAATCTGTCTGGACATCAACACCAACAAAGCACAGAGCGACCAGGTTATCAGGATGACCCAGAGTATGtcatggatgagagggagagtcagaTGGGGAGATCTTTTACAGCAGAGAGGCACAATGATAACGAGTCTGGGTCTGTACATCCAGGTTGCTCCTTCGATGGTACAAAGCAGCAGAACTCCCATCCAGATTCACCCAGTGTGAAATACAATCACCGTCTTTTTGATGGAATGCACCACCACGGGTTCTATTCGTCAGCTTCTAGAGAGGTGGAACTTGAACACTTGTCTTTTCAGGATGAGAAAAACAAGTTGGAAATGATTGAGCAAGAGCAGTATGCAGGAATGGCTCTAAATGTAAGGAACCGAGAGGATGGCAATGGGACAATGCTACCCAGGTTTCAGGGCCGGGTACCACTACCTGTAGAGAAGGAAACGGCAATGAGAGAGTACATCACAGAACCAAACAGTCAAGAAGGCATTTTATTTGCCCTTGGTATAGACGGTTTTGACAGCACAGAGGGCAGCAGTGCCACCACAGACAACACAAGAAATAGATGTTTCATATGCTCCatttgtggaaagagttttgatCGCCATAGTCATTTTGAAAGACACCAGCGCACTCATACTGGTGAGAAACCCTACTGCTGTGAGATATGTGGTAAGAGTTTCACTCAGAAGAGCAGCCTGAAAGCTCATCAGAGACTTCATACAGGGTAG
- the LOC106600498 gene encoding zinc finger protein 112 isoform X2, with product MLSSVSLRAQIASIIEVLSKAAVAEISKVVDDGIVVLRVEMCQRENEINVLKNNLQQLDSELRRARARGIQARRRIHHGRSVAAENLGREGPGRSGTACVGRTSLEKLQSGEDGNERDEEDIRRAVEIQVKTEPGVELEQREQSTGRKDKGCLDAELSMYDRDSQQWMSSSQADNDMEMSNSEYLNSSGQNSQCLPDHSPVPPGNSDKAEASCSSVSFPGKPYFDVRGDMISQLRQSQHYRQSDILKRTSDGTVQSNPDPRSVLGFGSNYNTARRARTKRFCQVKKHFICTLCGKSFERYGHLERHLRIHTGEKPYSCDLCGRCFNQKSSLKGHLKTHRVSIDGQANNAEMPPLDRSQSEEEQCNKNNEVVQTPPEIPVKSEPEEQKDASQILNHEGEEQTAGSAEELAAKLSLYERGSQSWMSGSQADNDIETSNSEYFSSSGHKSQCFPDHSPLNHVPGMVEASCSSASFPGKPYVDVREDMILQLRQQHYGPSDTLLIASDGTVQSNSQGMEGVTLNHSPIFSSFPRKVRTFQGVTKDKKCFICSFCGKVFERVGHLERHQRIHTGEKPYRCEICGRCFNQKSSLKGHLKTHRDGVEMLTEQPLLDKKPDVHPKPSENPEEQRAQASLAEEQPSSGDSEDEEGGRGQGLVVKAEQEKEFKAQTINLSGHQHQQSTERPGYQDDPEYVMDERESQMGRSFTAERHNDNESGSVHPGCSFDGTKQQNSHPDSPSVKYNHRLFDGMHHHGFYSSASREVELEHLSFQDEKNKLEMIEQEQYAGMALNVRNREDGNGTMLPRFQGRVPLPVEKETAMREYITEPNSQEGILFALGIDGFDSTEGSSATTDNTRNRCFICSICGKSFDRHSHFERHQRTHTGEKPYCCEICGKSFTQKSSLKAHQRLHTG from the exons ATGTTGAGCAGTGTTTCTCTACGGGCGCAGATCGCTTCCATCATAGAGGTACTTTCTAAAGCGGCGGTTGCAGAAATTAGCAAAGTAGTCGACGATGGTATAGTTGTGTTACGTGTGGAAATGTGTCAACGGGAAAATGAAATCAATGTCCTGAAAAATAATTTACAACAACTTGACAGCGAGCTTCGAAGAGCTCGAGCTCGTGGGATTCAAGCTCGAAGACGCATTCATCATGGTCGATCAGTCGCTGCTGAGAATCTTGGGAGAGAAG GGCCAGGTAGAAGCGGTACTGCTTGTGTCGGGAGGACCTCGCTTGAGAAACTGCAGTCTGGGGAAGATGGTAATGAAAGGGATGAAGAAGACATTCGACGTGCAGTTGAGATTCAGGTGAAGACTGAGCCAGGAGTGGAGCTGGAACAAAGAGAACAAAGTACAGGGAGAAAGGACAAAGGTTGTCTGGATGCTGAACTGTCAATGTATGACAGAGACAGCCAGCAGTGGATGTCCAGTTCACAAGCAGACAATGATATGGAGATGAGCAATTCAGAATATTTGAATAGTTCAGGGCAAAACTCCCAGTGTCTCCCTGATCACTCTCCTGTACCTCCTGGAAATTCCGACAAGGCGGAAGCGTCATGCAGCAGTGTTTCGTTTCCAGGTAAACCATATTTTGATGTAAGAGGGGATATGATTTCACAGCTCAGACAGTCACAACATTATCGGCAGTCAGACATACTCAAGAGAACAAGTGATGGCACAGTACAGTCAAACCCAGACCCTAGAAGTGTATTGGGTTTTGGCTCAAATTATAATACTGCAAGGAGAGCGAGGACCAAGAGATTTTGCCAGGTTAAGAAACACTTCATTTGCACactgtgtggaaagagttttgaaCGTTATGGTCATCTTGAAAGGCATCTGCGAATTCATACGGGTGAGAAACCATACAGCTGTGACCTATGTGGGAGATGTTTCAACCAGAAGAGTAGCCTCAAAGGGCATCTGAAGACTCACAGAG TATCGATAGACGGACAAGCTAACAACGCGGAGATGCCTCCCCTGGATAGAAGTCAGTCTGAGGAAGAGCAATGCAACAAAAATAATGAAGTGGTCCAAACTCCTCCTGAGATACCTGTGAAGTCGGAGCCAGAGGAGCAGAAGGATGCATCCCAGATACTGAATCATGAAGGAGAAGAACAGACTGCAGGAAGCGCAGAAGAACTGGCTGCTAAGTTGTCATTGTATgagagagggagccagtcgtggATGTCCGGTTCACAAGCAGACAATGATATTGAGACAAGCAATTCAGAATATTTCAGCAGTTCTGGTCACAAGTCACAGTGTTTCCCTGACCATTCGCCTTTAAATCATGTCCCAGGAATGGTGGAAGCGTCATGCAGCAGTGCTTCATTTCCAGGAAAACCATATGTCGATGTCAGAGAGGATATGATTTTGCAGCTCAGACAGCAACATTATGGACCTTCAGACACACTCTTGATAGCAAGTGACGGCACAGTACAGTCAAACTCACAGGGCATGGAAGGGGTTACACTGAACCATAGCCCTATCTTCTCTAGTTTTCCAAGAAAAGTGAGAACCTTCCAAGGAGTCACCAAGGACAAGAAGTGCTTCATCTGTTCATTCTGTGGGAAAGTTTTTGAGCGGGTTGGTCATCTGGAAAGGCACCAGCGAATTCATACGGGTGAGAAACCGTACAGATGTGAAATATGCGGAAGGTGTTTCAACCAGAAGAGCAGCCTCAAAGGGCATCTGAAGACTCACAGAG ATGGTGTTGAAATGCTAACGGAACAACCTCTACTTGATAAGAAGCCTGATGTCCATCCTAAACCCTCAGAGaacccagaggaacagagggctCAGGCCTCACTTGCTGAAGAACAGCCTAGCTCtggtgacagtgaagatgaggaggggggaagggggcAGGGGTTAGTAGTGAAAGCAGAGCAAGAGAAGGAGTTTAAAGCCCAGACAATCAATCTGTCTGGACATCAACACCAACAAAGCACAGAGCGACCAGGTTATCAGGATGACCCAGAGTATGtcatggatgagagggagagtcagaTGGGGAGATCTTTTACAGCAGAGAGGCACAATGATAACGAGTCTGGGTCTGTACATCCAGGTTGCTCCTTCGATGGTACAAAGCAGCAGAACTCCCATCCAGATTCACCCAGTGTGAAATACAATCACCGTCTTTTTGATGGAATGCACCACCACGGGTTCTATTCGTCAGCTTCTAGAGAGGTGGAACTTGAACACTTGTCTTTTCAGGATGAGAAAAACAAGTTGGAAATGATTGAGCAAGAGCAGTATGCAGGAATGGCTCTAAATGTAAGGAACCGAGAGGATGGCAATGGGACAATGCTACCCAGGTTTCAGGGCCGGGTACCACTACCTGTAGAGAAGGAAACGGCAATGAGAGAGTACATCACAGAACCAAACAGTCAAGAAGGCATTTTATTTGCCCTTGGTATAGACGGTTTTGACAGCACAGAGGGCAGCAGTGCCACCACAGACAACACAAGAAATAGATGTTTCATATGCTCCatttgtggaaagagttttgatCGCCATAGTCATTTTGAAAGACACCAGCGCACTCATACTGGTGAGAAACCCTACTGCTGTGAGATATGTGGTAAGAGTTTCACTCAGAAGAGCAGCCTGAAAGCTCATCAGAGACTTCATACAGGGTAG